Proteins encoded together in one Streptomyces umbrinus window:
- a CDS encoding Uma2 family endonuclease — MRLREVSRRGRPQMSVGDFEELARLAPETVWLEFVAGRLAVKGGPDGSRSEILAWLQRAFAEADSGLWLYTFRGLRVEADGVGRFRTDGALAPDRHFAGHGEWSDPEGVLMALEVTADDVDTDQYNRVEKPDGYAAADIPVYLLIDRDDCSVTVFTDPEDGRYRRQVKEPFGASVKIPTPVGLTLETEELKEFVD; from the coding sequence ATGAGACTGCGGGAAGTGTCGAGGAGGGGGAGGCCCCAGATGTCTGTCGGCGACTTCGAGGAACTTGCTCGTCTGGCGCCCGAGACGGTGTGGCTGGAGTTCGTCGCAGGGAGGCTGGCGGTCAAGGGCGGCCCGGACGGCAGCCGCAGCGAGATCCTCGCTTGGCTACAACGGGCCTTTGCAGAAGCTGACTCGGGCTTATGGCTCTACACATTTCGAGGCCTGCGCGTGGAGGCCGACGGAGTGGGCCGGTTCCGCACGGACGGTGCGCTCGCCCCGGACAGGCACTTCGCGGGACACGGCGAATGGTCGGACCCAGAGGGCGTGCTCATGGCCCTTGAGGTCACCGCTGACGACGTGGACACCGACCAGTACAACCGGGTCGAGAAGCCCGACGGCTACGCGGCCGCAGACATCCCCGTATATCTCCTCATCGACCGCGACGACTGCTCGGTCACCGTCTTCACGGATCCGGAGGACGGCCGCTACCGCCGTCAGGTGAAGGAGCCCTTCGGGGCATCCGTCAAGATCCCGACACCTGTCGGCCTCACCCTGGAAACCGAGGAGCTCAAGGAGTTCGTGGACTGA
- a CDS encoding sensor histidine kinase produces MIRQLIVSYVLLVAVALAAFTVPVAFTLTSQLRGDTEESVEREATTMALLLGEGDASSRQALARMAEAYSNDTPGTVQVTDSSGTAVASLPLPADDQAITQALKERRTTVDWGSSFVWGRHLVVTVPAGSAEDKDRIVGAVRIKYATSDLSSRLWSIWGFRAVLAVSVLAVAAFIGAFVARRLTRPLRQLNDMATRFSDGDLTARSPVEGPHETQQLARTLNSAGERLDSLVAAQRIFVADASHQLRTPLTALRLSLDNIADGTDDEFVREDVEQATSEVVRMSRLVNGLLVLARAEAKVSAAEPLSLVDVIEERFSVWRPAADERGVTIALGGVAGGRPLVLASPGHLDQVLDNVLSNALEVSPDGGTITVEVSVSSHPDEVVMSVLDQGPGMSDAEKSRAFDRFWRGQGLTGRAGSGLGLAIVKQLVTDDGGAVALRDAPGGGLCVRFSLRRAAPRSGG; encoded by the coding sequence ATGATCCGGCAGCTGATCGTCAGTTACGTACTCCTGGTGGCGGTCGCGCTGGCCGCCTTCACCGTGCCGGTGGCCTTCACGCTGACCTCGCAGCTGCGGGGGGACACCGAGGAGTCGGTGGAACGCGAGGCCACCACCATGGCGCTGCTGCTGGGCGAGGGGGACGCGTCCTCGCGGCAGGCACTCGCGCGGATGGCCGAGGCCTACTCCAACGACACCCCCGGCACCGTCCAGGTGACCGACTCCAGCGGCACGGCGGTGGCCTCGCTCCCCCTCCCCGCGGACGACCAGGCGATCACGCAAGCGCTGAAGGAACGTAGGACGACGGTCGACTGGGGTTCCTCCTTCGTCTGGGGGCGGCACCTGGTGGTGACCGTGCCCGCCGGGTCGGCGGAGGACAAGGACCGGATCGTCGGCGCGGTACGCATCAAGTACGCGACCTCCGACCTGAGCAGCCGGCTGTGGAGCATCTGGGGCTTCCGGGCCGTACTCGCGGTCAGCGTGCTGGCCGTGGCCGCCTTCATCGGCGCGTTCGTGGCCCGCCGCCTCACCCGCCCGCTCCGCCAGCTCAACGACATGGCGACCCGTTTCAGCGACGGCGACCTGACGGCACGCTCGCCGGTGGAGGGCCCGCACGAGACCCAGCAGCTGGCCCGCACGCTCAACTCGGCCGGCGAACGCCTCGACAGCCTGGTCGCCGCCCAGCGGATCTTCGTCGCCGACGCCTCCCACCAGTTGCGTACGCCGCTGACGGCACTGCGCCTCTCCCTGGACAACATCGCGGACGGCACCGACGACGAGTTCGTACGGGAGGACGTGGAGCAGGCCACCTCCGAGGTGGTCCGGATGAGCCGCCTGGTGAACGGTCTGCTGGTGCTCGCGCGCGCGGAGGCGAAGGTGTCCGCGGCCGAACCGCTGTCGCTGGTCGACGTGATCGAGGAGCGCTTCTCGGTGTGGAGACCGGCCGCCGACGAGCGCGGAGTCACCATCGCTCTGGGGGGAGTTGCCGGCGGCCGGCCGCTTGTGCTGGCCAGTCCCGGTCATCTGGACCAGGTACTGGACAACGTCCTGTCGAATGCTCTGGAGGTCTCACCGGACGGCGGGACGATCACCGTGGAGGTGTCGGTGTCGTCCCACCCCGACGAGGTCGTGATGTCGGTGCTGGACCAGGGGCCCGGCATGTCCGACGCGGAGAAGTCCCGCGCCTTCGACCGCTTCTGGCGCGGCCAGGGCCTGACGGGCCGGGCCGGCTCGGGGCTCGGCCTGGCCATCGTCAAGCAACTGGTCACCGATGACGGCGGTGCGGTGGCGCTGCGGGACGCCCCTGGTGGGGGGCTGTGCGTCCGGTTCAGCCTGCGGCGGGCAGCACCGAGGAGTGGTGGTTGA
- a CDS encoding SgcJ/EcaC family oxidoreductase, with the protein MQRHIRTRAAIVTVALVAAGAVTVGVSQAAPEQRSKPSATKHAKKASKAEIAALFDGWNKALQTGDSKKVAAHYASDAVLLPTASPKIRTNHAEIVDYFDHFLLNKPKGTKIKSVINVLDSNSAIDAGLYVFNLTDPKTGEKKNVEARYTYEYEKRGGKWLIVNHHSSVLPAAG; encoded by the coding sequence ATGCAGCGTCACATACGGACCCGCGCAGCGATCGTCACCGTCGCCCTCGTGGCCGCCGGAGCCGTCACCGTCGGTGTCAGCCAGGCCGCGCCGGAGCAGCGGTCGAAGCCCTCCGCGACCAAGCACGCGAAGAAGGCTTCCAAGGCGGAGATCGCCGCGCTGTTCGACGGCTGGAACAAGGCCCTGCAGACCGGGGACTCGAAGAAGGTCGCCGCCCACTACGCCTCGGACGCCGTACTCCTGCCCACCGCCTCGCCCAAGATCCGTACGAACCACGCCGAGATCGTCGACTACTTCGACCACTTCCTGCTGAACAAGCCCAAGGGTACGAAGATCAAGTCCGTGATCAACGTCCTGGACAGCAACTCGGCGATCGACGCGGGGCTGTACGTCTTCAACCTGACCGACCCCAAGACCGGCGAGAAGAAGAACGTCGAGGCCCGCTACACGTACGAGTACGAGAAGCGCGGCGGCAAGTGGCTGATCGTCAACCACCACTCCTCGGTGCTGCCCGCCGCAGGCTGA
- a CDS encoding sulfite exporter TauE/SafE family protein, with the protein MAGGWEAGLLLSGIVLLGSCVQWLTGMGFALVAVPALVLLLGPAQGVVLANCVAGVICVVGLAGGLREVRLRAMVPLCAAAACTVPLGTWLARRLPEPVLLACMGALVTTAVLLVMRGARLPSLRGSGGAVAAGAVGGFMNSAAGVGGPPISLYALNAGWTVREFVPNALFYGVVVNAFSIAANGVPQLSTPVWGLVVAGMVVGGSIGRWLAGRVPEKQARLLVLLLALVGGLTTLGKGLWGL; encoded by the coding sequence ATGGCAGGTGGCTGGGAGGCCGGCTTGCTGCTGAGCGGCATCGTGCTGCTCGGTTCCTGTGTGCAGTGGCTCACCGGCATGGGCTTCGCGCTCGTCGCCGTGCCCGCGCTGGTGCTGCTGCTCGGCCCGGCGCAGGGCGTCGTCCTCGCCAACTGCGTCGCCGGCGTCATCTGCGTGGTCGGCCTCGCGGGCGGCCTGCGCGAGGTCCGGCTGCGCGCGATGGTGCCGCTGTGCGCCGCGGCGGCCTGCACGGTCCCCCTGGGCACCTGGCTGGCCCGCCGGCTCCCCGAACCCGTCCTGCTCGCCTGCATGGGCGCCCTGGTGACGACCGCCGTCCTCCTCGTGATGCGGGGCGCCCGGCTACCGTCCCTGCGCGGAAGCGGCGGCGCGGTGGCCGCGGGCGCGGTCGGCGGCTTCATGAACTCGGCCGCGGGCGTCGGCGGCCCGCCGATATCCCTGTACGCCCTCAACGCGGGCTGGACCGTACGGGAGTTCGTGCCCAACGCGCTGTTCTACGGCGTGGTGGTGAACGCGTTCTCCATCGCCGCGAACGGGGTGCCGCAACTCAGCACGCCTGTGTGGGGGTTGGTCGTGGCGGGGATGGTCGTCGGAGGGTCCATCGGCAGGTGGCTCGCGGGACGAGTGCCGGAGAAACAGGCCCGCCTGCTGGTGCTGCTGCTGGCGTTGGTGGGCGGGCTCACGACTCTGGGGAAGGGGCTGTGGGGGTTGTGA